CTGCAGGGGGCAGCGGGGCCTAGAATTAACAGACCGTCGGCATCAACATCTATAAATCGGATAGAATGTCTTTTTCGTGGGGCTGAGGAATCGAACCCCTAGGTTTCGTCCCCAGGCCTTGCCCTCTCAAGCTCTCACAGACGCCTCCgagttgttttttttttcccaacGATCGACAAAAATGGTTCCCTCCACTCTCGCCGTCAAGGGCGCCATCCTGGCGTACTCGTGCCTGGGCAGCGGCCCGCTCTTGGTCACGGTCCCCGGCGCCAACGGAGACGCAGCCATCTTTGACCTGGCGGTGCCGCACCTGGCCAACAACTTCACCGTCTGCTCGTACGACCGGCGCGGCTACAGCCGCAGCGTCTACACGGAGCCCAACGACCTGACCATGCCCGTGCGGCTGCAgaccgacgccgacgacgtCGCCGCCCTCATCGACCACCTGTCGCCCGGCGAGCCCGCCCTCGTCTTCGGCACCAGCAGCGGCGCCATCGTGTCCCTGGACCTCTTGTCCCGCCACCCGGAAGCCGTGTCCTTCCTGGTCGCCCACGAGCCGCCCCTGACCAGGACCCTCGGGGAAGCCGGCGCCCAGATCCAGGCCGTGTTCCAAAGCGCCGAGGACACCTTCTTCAGCGAGGGCATCCACGCCGCCGTCCAGGTCTTCCTGGGCCCCGTCGTCGCCTCGGACCCCGAGTCCGTCGCCGCCCACGACGCCCTGGACTCCCCCGCCCACGCCTCCAACGCCGCCCTCTTCTTCGCCCACGAGATCAACCACTACACCGCCTACTCGGTCGACACGCCCGCGCTCCAGGCCTCCAGGGACAAGCTCGTCTTTGACAATGGCGACGACAGCACCCCGCCCGCCACCACCATGACCGACAACCTCGCGCAGAgcgtcggcgtcgccgtCGAGCACACGCCCGGCGGCCACCTTGGCTACGTCTCCAAGCCTGTTGAGTTCGCCGCGGCGCTTGCGGAGATTTTTGCCGCGCACGGGAAGCTGTAGATGCGCTGTGCGGTGATGGGGTTCCGTTGGTGtaatttttttggttttgtaCTTTGATCATCTGACGGAGATGTATGTGGCCTTTGCGCTACATGTCGAACAATGAAATAAGCATCACTCGACCAGGTCGCTCTCCTGCTTTTGATTGGTTTACCATCGTGATGTTTTCGACCTCGtctcccttttctttttctcgccTGATCCTGTCGTGATTGCACGTTGGAATCAGGTAATAGTGCAGTTATTCCAAAGCTGTTTGCTGTCTCCTGGATTCAACCCGCAGATACTGGAGCTTGAGGTCGGTCCTGTCCAGCTGCATAACGTGATTGGGAAATTCACGGCAGACCATTCGTCATGTCGTTTCCTCCGACGCGAAATTGCTTTTGGGTGGTCTTTCTGACATGGGAGAGTACGAGTCATTCTCGTTGCGGGCCATGTTTACCCAGTCGATGGCGTTAGGTAATGACAGGGGACTCCCGTTGGTTGGCTGTGCGTTTTAGTGTAACGATTCCCTCTTCCTTTTGGGCAGGCGCCGAGGATATTCTTAATTCTAGGGTAACACCGGTACAACCTCGGCTTTCCCTCAACCCATAAAGGCGAAAAGATTAAACCGGGGCTCGTGGAGTGCGAAGAACCTGCGCTGGTCAGTTCAAGGTTATGCTGTGGCCAGGTTCGGCATGTGGGACGGTGAACCAATGTGTCCTGTCGTGCCTGGTAGGCTATCCGTCAGCTCAAATTCGGTGTATCCCCCTCCCTTTATTCCAAGAGCCGATTATTGATGGAAAAGGGCCAGTTCAAGGCTGCAGTAACCCCAAGTTTCCCCGACTTCCAGGAATAGGGTTTTACGGGGCCGCTTTCTGTGCAGATGCATAAGTCAGCCCACCCTTCCATTGCCCATGGCCCCGGCTACCTGTCTTTGATTCATCTTCACAGCTTCGGCTTTTGCCGTCCGAAATCCCCAATCGCTTCTCTTTTTCGCCCTCATAGTGAGGCGAAAATAACAACGGACCACGACATCCCTCTCGCCGATCATTCTCCAACTCTTAGTAGTGACGGCGATCGCATCACTGTTCTTGCCGTCGAGATGTAGGACAGCTGACCCTCATACTGGCAGATGTCAAAGCAAGGCTGGTTCTTCGGGTAGGCGTTATACGGTGAAAGTATATCGTGCGTGGTTCCGCAGTTCAGGCGTTTGGGTAGTGCTCATTACTCCCGTCTTCAGACAGAATTTTGGCCAGTGCTGTCGGGAGAGTCAGTATATGATCGAGATTACTTGGCACAGTCAATAAGCGATTGGTAGAACAATGGCCGAGATGTTGGAAGCTGGTTAGAACTCCTCCTTATGAGACGTTTGGAAGGAAGCGCGTGGTACTTGCCGATGCCCCACCCACACCCCTCTGGTCGGTATGGTACGCCTCGCCCAAATCGATCGAAATGCCCCTTGCAGGCCGGAATAACGGACGGATGGTACCAATTGCCGTCACTAGCTCGGGTTTGCGATTCGTAGAGGGGATCGAAGCGGTAATTTCGCCATCGGGGTCAAGAACAACATCGGAACTGACTGGCATGAGGTTCTTTAAGGCACTGGCTGCATCGAACTAGCGTTGACTTCTGTTGGATGCTGCCCTCGTTGGCAGACAGCTCATCGTTGAGCCGCTGAATTTTTTGCTCGTCCGAAATGCCAGCGTTCGTATGGCACGTAACTGCTCATAGATAAAGGACTCGGAATCTGAAAATGCAGAGGATTGGGGATAGATAGCATATCTAGAGACTAGCGCATCTTCACCAGACCCGAACCGCACGAAGAATAACCAGAAGTGTGCGATGAGGTGATGACGAGGCTGCCTGTCCATAGGAAGTGACGGAATGTGAGTGGAAGGAGGCCAAGTATATATAATGGTACAAGAGTCGCCA
The Pyricularia oryzae 70-15 chromosome 1, whole genome shotgun sequence DNA segment above includes these coding regions:
- a CDS encoding abhydrolase, with amino-acid sequence MVPSTLAVKGAILAYSCLGSGPLLVTVPGANGDAAIFDLAVPHLANNFTVCSYDRRGYSRSVYTEPNDLTMPVRLQTDADDVAALIDHLSPGEPALVFGTSSGAIVSLDLLSRHPEAVSFLVAHEPPLTRTLGEAGAQIQAVFQSAEDTFFSEGIHAAVQVFLGPVVASDPESVAAHDALDSPAHASNAALFFAHEINHYTAYSVDTPALQASRDKLVFDNGDDSTPPATTMTDNLAQSVGVAVEHTPGGHLGYVSKPVEFAAALAEIFAAHGKL